One genomic segment of Musa acuminata AAA Group cultivar baxijiao chromosome BXJ3-3, Cavendish_Baxijiao_AAA, whole genome shotgun sequence includes these proteins:
- the LOC103974994 gene encoding protein NONRESPONDING TO OXYLIPINS 2, mitochondrial isoform X2 — protein MPMPTRLGFKGFCYPRLSPDTKKTRPRSKMASLCRSAAMAAARSIAVRSKNLLPKPAPSRRAAPIVRRSIAPALESVESLMPLHSAIASARLKSFIAVDSSCWSWLSQGRALPL, from the exons ATGCCCATGCCCACTCGCTTAGGGTTTAAGGGCTTTTGTTATCCCCGTCTGTCGCCCGACACGAAGAAAACCCGTCCGAGATCAAAGATGGCGTCGCTCTGTAGGTCCGCCGCCATGGCTGCGGCGAGGTCCATCGCGGTCCGCTCCAAAAACCTACTCCCGAAGCCCGCGCCATCTCGAAGAGCCGCCCCTATCGTTCGGAG GTCGATCGCACCGGCGCTGGAAAGTGTCGAGTCGCTGATGCCGCTTCACAGCGCCATCGCCTCCGCCCGTCTCAAGTCTTTCATCGCGGTTGATTCCTCCTGTTGGAGTTGGCTCTCCCAAG GACGTGCTTTACCCTTGTGA
- the LOC103974994 gene encoding protein NONRESPONDING TO OXYLIPINS 2, mitochondrial isoform X1, whose protein sequence is MPMPTRLGFKGFCYPRLSPDTKKTRPRSKMASLCRSAAMAAARSIAVRSKNLLPKPAPSRRAAPIVRRSIAPALESVESLMPLHSAIASARLKSFIAVDSSCWSWLSQGLSKRI, encoded by the exons ATGCCCATGCCCACTCGCTTAGGGTTTAAGGGCTTTTGTTATCCCCGTCTGTCGCCCGACACGAAGAAAACCCGTCCGAGATCAAAGATGGCGTCGCTCTGTAGGTCCGCCGCCATGGCTGCGGCGAGGTCCATCGCGGTCCGCTCCAAAAACCTACTCCCGAAGCCCGCGCCATCTCGAAGAGCCGCCCCTATCGTTCGGAG GTCGATCGCACCGGCGCTGGAAAGTGTCGAGTCGCTGATGCCGCTTCACAGCGCCATCGCCTCCGCCCGTCTCAAGTCTTTCATCGCGGTTGATTCCTCCTGTTGGAGTTGGCTCTCCCAAG GATTAAGCAAGCGCATCTGA